In Spinacia oleracea cultivar Varoflay chromosome 5, BTI_SOV_V1, whole genome shotgun sequence, a single window of DNA contains:
- the LOC130461545 gene encoding uncharacterized protein — MTPTSSPFSDDIVMETIPKVRLPAHLTYSGVTDPRDHVISYEQQMFLNPYSEACWCKYFPTTLTGVAGEWFRSPPKGSIKSWKKLKKRFCVQFVSNNRPERTTAELTSIQQERDESLRDFMARFMKESTNIPNLQPDVAIFALKTEEFNKAAARLRGSSDPKDNRTNQSKPEGNSRKGKEKVGAREASPRREGKKGEFQPKYTNYTPLTIPRGEIFNLHKDDEKWKLPDKLRSNPRHRNKNKWCEFHDDFGHTTEECNSLKDNIEDLIRRGYLKGYLLDHRVNFSNVGENQPTPTESTSAT, encoded by the exons ATGACTCCAACATCTTCTCCATTCTCGGATGATATTGTCATGGAGACAATTCCCAAAGTGAGACTACCAGCGCACCTGACGTACAGCGGAGTcacggatccgagggatcatgtcatctcttaCGAACAGCAGATGTTTCTGAatccctactccgaagcctgctggtgcaaatacttcccaaccacgctgacaGGAGTTGCTGGAGAATGGTTCAGATCGCCGCCGAAGGGATCAATCAAAAGTTGGAAGAAGCTGAAGAAGAGGTTTTGtgtacagttcgtgagcaacaatcgcccagaACGAACCACTGCCGAGCTAACCTCTATACAGCAAGAAAGAGACGAGAGCCTGCGagacttcatggccagattcatgaaggaatccacCAACATTCCGAACCTGCAGCCAGATGTAgcaatcttcgccttgaa aaccgaagagttcaacaaggcagcAGCAAGGCTAAGAGGTTCCTCAGATCCGAAAGATAACAGAACAAATCAGAGTAAGCCCGAGGGCaactcaagaaaggggaaagagaaggtgggTGCGAGAGAAGCGAGTCCCAGGAGAGAAGGGAAGAAgggtgaatttcaacccaagtacaccaactacaccCCACTCACCATACCCCGAGGAGAAATCTTCAACCTCCACAAGGAcgatgaaaagtggaagctTCCAGACAAGCTCAGATCAAACCCCCGCCACCgcaacaagaacaagtggtgtgaattccacgatgacttcggccaTACCACTGAGGAGTGTAACTCGTTGAAGGATAACATTGAAGACCTCATCCGACGAGGCTACCTCAAGGGTTACCTACTCGACCATAGGGTCAACTTCAGCAACGTAGGGGAGAATCAGCCCActcccaccgagtcaacttcagcaacGTAG